A genomic segment from Bacillus cereus G9842 encodes:
- the greA gene encoding transcription elongation factor GreA, with translation MSTEKTYPMTQEGKQKLENELEQLKTVRRKEVVERIKIARSFGDLSENSEYDAAKDEQAFVEGRITQLENMIRNAVIIKDNGEVSTVVTLGKTVTFKELPNGDEEAYTIVGSAEADPFEGRISNDSPIAKSLLGKQIGEKVTIQTPGGEMQVEIVSVK, from the coding sequence ATGTCAACAGAAAAAACATACCCTATGACACAAGAGGGTAAGCAAAAACTAGAGAACGAACTTGAGCAATTAAAAACAGTAAGACGTAAAGAAGTAGTAGAACGTATTAAAATCGCACGTAGCTTCGGGGACCTTTCTGAGAACTCTGAGTACGATGCAGCAAAAGATGAGCAAGCGTTCGTAGAAGGACGTATTACACAATTAGAAAATATGATTCGTAACGCAGTTATCATTAAAGATAATGGCGAAGTATCTACTGTTGTTACATTAGGTAAAACAGTAACATTTAAAGAATTACCAAACGGAGATGAAGAAGCGTACACAATCGTAGGTAGCGCGGAAGCTGACCCATTTGAAGGAAGAATTTCTAACGATTCTCCAATCGCAAAAAGCTTATTAGGTAAGCAAATTGGTGAGAAAGTAACAATCCAAACACCAGGCGGAGAAATGCAAGTAGAGATTGTCTCTGTAAAATAA
- the udk gene encoding uridine kinase encodes MGTNKPVVIGIAGGSGSGKTSVTKAIFDHFKGHSILILEQDYYYKDQSHLPMEERLKTNYDHPLAFDNDLLIEHLQQLLAYEQIDKPVYDYTLHTRSEEIIPVEPKDVIILEGILILEDPRLCELMDIKLFVDTDADLRILRRMQRDIKERGRTMDSVIDQYVTVVRPMHNQFIEPSKKFADIIIPEGGQNHVAIDIMVTKIATILEQKVNL; translated from the coding sequence ATGGGGACGAATAAGCCTGTTGTAATTGGAATTGCTGGTGGTTCGGGATCAGGTAAAACGAGTGTAACGAAAGCGATTTTTGACCATTTTAAAGGTCATTCTATTTTAATCTTAGAGCAAGATTATTATTACAAAGATCAAAGCCATTTACCAATGGAAGAGCGTTTAAAAACAAATTATGATCATCCGCTTGCGTTTGATAATGATCTGTTAATTGAACATTTGCAGCAGTTGCTTGCATATGAGCAAATTGATAAGCCTGTATATGACTATACATTGCATACACGTTCAGAAGAAATTATTCCAGTTGAGCCGAAAGATGTAATTATTTTAGAAGGAATTCTTATTTTAGAAGACCCACGTCTTTGCGAGTTAATGGACATTAAATTATTCGTTGATACGGATGCTGACCTTCGTATTCTGCGCCGCATGCAGCGTGATATTAAAGAGCGCGGTCGTACGATGGATTCAGTTATTGATCAGTACGTAACTGTTGTACGTCCAATGCACAATCAATTTATTGAGCCTTCTAAGAAATTTGCGGATATTATTATCCCTGAAGGTGGACAAAACCATGTTGCAATTGATATTATGGTGACAAAAATTGCAACAATTCTTGAACAAAAAGTAAATTTGTAA